In Thermus aquaticus, the sequence CCGCTTTTTCGTAGGGGGGAGGCTGAACCTGGTGGAGGCCGTCCTGCGCCACGACCCTGAGCGCCCCGCCCTGGTCCACGAGGGCGAGGACGGCCGGGTGCGAAGCCTCACCTACGGGGAGCTCAAGACCGAGGTGGCCCGGGTGGCCGCCGGGCTAAAGGCCCTGGGGGTAGGGCGGGGGGATCGGGTGGGGCTCTGGCTTCCCATGGGCCTCGAGGCCGCCACCCTCCTCCTGGCCACCGCCTGGGTGGGGGCCATCGCCATCCCCATCTTCTCCGGTTACGCCGCCGAGGCGGCCAGCGTCCGCCTAAAGGACGCCGAGGCCAAGCTCCTCGCCGTCCAGGACGGCTTCTTTAGAAGGGGAAGGCGGGTGGAGCTCCTCCTCGAGGCCCGCAGGGCCCGGGAGCTTGCCGGAACGGAAGGGCTCCTGGTGGTGCGCCGCCTGGGCCTTCCCCTGGCGGCGGGCGAGGTGGACTATCAGGACCTCTCGGGCGAGGCCTCCCCTCCGGAGGAGATGGAGAGCATGGACCCCTTCATGCTCATCTACACCTCCGGCACCACCGGCCGCCCCAAGGGCACGGTCCACTACCACGCCGGCTTCCCCTTGAAGGCCGCCTTGGACCTGGCCCTCCTCTTTGACCTGAAGGAGGAGGACCGCCTCTTCTGGTTCACCGACCTGGGCTGGATGATGGGCCCCTGGGCCATCCTGGGGGGGCTCCTCCTGGGCGGCACCGTCTTCCTCTACGACGGGGCGCCGGACTACCCGGGCCCCGACCGCCTCTGGCGCATGGTGGCCGCCCACCGCATCACCCACCTGGGCCTCTCCCCCACCCTGGTGCGGGCCCTGATCCCCTTCGGGGAGGCCCCCCTGGAGGGGCATGACCTCTCTTCTTTGAGGGTCCTGGGCTCCACCGGGGAGCCCTGGAACCTGGAGGCCTACCTCTGGTTCTTCCGCGCCGTGGGGCAGGAGCGCCTCCCCATCGTCAACTACTCCGGCGGCACCGAGGTGGCGGGAGGCATTTTGGGCAACGTCCTCCTTCGGCCCATCAAGCCCATGGGCTTCAACACCACCGTGCCCGGCATGAAGGCCGCCGTCTTGGACGAGGAGGGGAGGCCGGCGGTGGGGAAGGTGGGGGAGCTCGCCGTCCTTGCCCCCTGGCCCGGGATGACCCGGGGCTTCTGGCGGGACGAGGCCCGCTACCTGGAGACCTACTTCCAAAAGGTCCCCGGGGTCTGGGTTCACGGGGACCTGGCCCTTTTGGACGAGGAGGGGCACTTCTTCATCCTGGGGCGCTCCGACGACACCCTGAAGGTGGCGGGCAAGCGGGTGGGCCCCGCCGAGGTGGAGACCGCCGCCACCCGCCACCCCGCCTTAAGGGAGGCGGCGGCCATCGGGGTGCCCCACCCGGTGAAGGGGGAGGCCATCGTCCTCTTCGCCGTGCTGAAGCCGGGCCACACCCCTTCCCCGGCCCTCGCCGAGGAGGTGGCGGAAAAGGTGGCCGAGGCCCTAGGCAAACCCCTCCGCCCCGAGCGGGTCCTCTTCGTCCCCGACCTGCCCAAGACCCGGAACGCCAAGGTGATGCGCCGGGTGATCCGGGCCGCCTTCCTGGGCCAGGACCCCGGGGACCTCTCCGCCCTGGAGAACCCCGAGGCCGTCCGGGCCATCCAGGAGGCCGCCCAAGGATGAGGGTCCTCGCTCTCCTCCTCTTGGGAGGCCTCGCCCTGGCCGCCTCCCTGGACGAGGCCCGCGCCCTCTACGCCCGGGGGGAGATGGAAGGGACCCTGGCCCGCCTAAAGCCCCTCCTTTCGGGCTACGACCCCCCGGAGGAGGCCCTCCTCCTTGCGGGCTTCGCCCACTACCGCCTGGGAAGGGCGGAGGAGGCCCTCTACGCCTTCTCCCGCCTGGTGGGGACCCTGAAAGGGGGGCCGGAGGCCCTCTTTGGCTTTGGCCTAGCCTTAAGGGCCCTGGGGGACCTCGAGGGGGCAAGAAGCGCCCTGGAGGAGGCGCTCCGGCAGGGCTACGGCGACGCCGAGCCCGTCCTCCGTGCCCTCCCTCCCCCTTCCCCACCCGCCCCCAAGGCCCGCAAGGCCCCGCCCTCCTTCCGGGCCGAGAAGGGCCGGTTCTGGGTAGAGGGCAAGCCCTTCCAAGTCCGGGGGGTGAACCTGGGCGTGGCCCTGCCAGGCCGCTTCCCGGCGGAGTTCCCGGAGGAGGTCTGGCTCTACCGGGCCTGGCTGGAGCTCCTCTCCGCCATGGGGGCCAACACCGTCCGGGTCTACACCCTCCTGCCTCCCGCCTTCTACCGGGCCCTCCTGGGCCACAACCTGACCCACCCCAAGAGGCCCCTCTACCTCTTCCAGGGCGTCTGGACGGAACTCCCCGAGGAGGAGGGCTACGGGGACTGGGAGGGCCCCTTCCTGGAAAAGTTCCTCCTGGAGGGGCGGGAGGTCCTGGACGCCCTCCACGGCAACCTCCGCCGCCCGCCCAAGCCCGGCCACGCCCACGGGGACTACACCGCCGACGTCTCCCCTTGGACCCTGGGCCTTTTGGTGGGGCGGGAGTTTGAGCCCTACTCCGTGGCCGCCTACAACGAGCGCCACCCGGGGCGGGCCTACCGGGGCCGCTTCGTAGAGGCCCTCCCCGGGGCGAGCCCCTTCGCCGCCTATCTCGCCGAGGTCCTGGACCGCCTGGCCCGGTACGAGTGGGAGGCCTACGGCACCGCAAGGCCTCTGGGCTTCGTCAACTGGCCCACCCTGGACCCCCTCACCTGGGAAAGCGAGGCCAGCTTCCAGGAGGAGTACCGCCTGAGGAAGGCCCGCGGGGAAAGGGTGGAGCCCCCTCGGGCA encodes:
- a CDS encoding AMP-binding protein; the encoded protein is MEPVWYPPESAKSTRLFHFMETLGFEDYEAFYHYSVEEAEAFYHAFFTHLAIPWRTPYTQVMEGGFPFPRFFVGGRLNLVEAVLRHDPERPALVHEGEDGRVRSLTYGELKTEVARVAAGLKALGVGRGDRVGLWLPMGLEAATLLLATAWVGAIAIPIFSGYAAEAASVRLKDAEAKLLAVQDGFFRRGRRVELLLEARRARELAGTEGLLVVRRLGLPLAAGEVDYQDLSGEASPPEEMESMDPFMLIYTSGTTGRPKGTVHYHAGFPLKAALDLALLFDLKEEDRLFWFTDLGWMMGPWAILGGLLLGGTVFLYDGAPDYPGPDRLWRMVAAHRITHLGLSPTLVRALIPFGEAPLEGHDLSSLRVLGSTGEPWNLEAYLWFFRAVGQERLPIVNYSGGTEVAGGILGNVLLRPIKPMGFNTTVPGMKAAVLDEEGRPAVGKVGELAVLAPWPGMTRGFWRDEARYLETYFQKVPGVWVHGDLALLDEEGHFFILGRSDDTLKVAGKRVGPAEVETAATRHPALREAAAIGVPHPVKGEAIVLFAVLKPGHTPSPALAEEVAEKVAEALGKPLRPERVLFVPDLPKTRNAKVMRRVIRAAFLGQDPGDLSALENPEAVRAIQEAAQG